CGGAGCGGTAACTACCGTTATTGTTGCGTTCATAGTCCGCTGGGATCAACATACAGCACAATTTGCAAATGGAGAATACCTTCAATTCCTATCCATTATTGCCTGGTACATAGGAGTAGGTTTGATATTCAGCATCATCAGTCAAATGGGGTTCTTCGCTTATTTAACGATTCATCGATTCGGCTTGGGAATATTCAAATCCCTTTGGAGTGCCGTACAATTAGTGCTTATCATTTTCGTACTATTTGATCTTGTGTATTTCCGTTATATATCATTTGCAAATGAAGGAGATTCCTTACTTCCTTATTTCGCATTTCCGATTTTTCTTTTGGTATACGGGTTGCTCGTAGCCTATGTGAAAAAGGCGCAGACCAATAAACACGCATTTATTCCTGCGTTGTTCTTTATGGTGGTGGTAACAACTATCGAGTGGTTCCCAGCACTTAGGGAAAATGAACCAGGGTGGCTGTTATTCATGCTGTT
This window of the Sutcliffiella horikoshii genome carries:
- a CDS encoding KinB-signaling pathway activation protein: MNSRNWVRLFLSTLLVGAVTTVIVAFIVRWDQHTAQFANGEYLQFLSIIAWYIGVGLIFSIISQMGFFAYLTIHRFGLGIFKSLWSAVQLVLIIFVLFDLVYFRYISFANEGDSLLPYFAFPIFLLVYGLLVAYVKKAQTNKHAFIPALFFMVVVTTIEWFPALRENEPGWLLFMLFPLLACNSYQLLLLHRLNKTSAAK